A window from Littorina saxatilis isolate snail1 linkage group LG9, US_GU_Lsax_2.0, whole genome shotgun sequence encodes these proteins:
- the LOC138976131 gene encoding RING finger protein 215-like has protein sequence MADLAIIWLQLILLFVRYPRKNGLCAIFVLYSMCFIPAFALPDNYYASLQFSKLEKQHVKSRSTQLGKPDVEASGDVQIFHGSFSTVGGIKEVEGKIHWVAGECGQDDERGFARLPRDWVGVFHYKGWVDPKEDNATADCPHVLDRVKKALVFGASAIIILTLNPHIIKELDMAQLLSQPVVVVEESSNITAILTLLLSKAKLVAKVVKAAMKPDALQIPKLTMWSTCGRTSGKSYGYYDGVVCLGQGGARRDGKVDPGVFWNSYYLIVFLLMLSFVVKARMRNGEWGPADQELEASLRQLAYRALAMMQTHKYRALMDRGQDTCAICLDQFFPKQKLRVLPCQHQFHTKCVDPWLVNNRTCPLCKLNIIDQLDSDDESDED, from the exons atggcgGACTTAGCCATAATATGGTTACAACTCATTTTACTTTTTGTCCGTTATCCTCGCAAAAATGGGCTGTGTGCAATATTTGTGTTATATTCTATGTGTTTTATACCTGCATTCGCATTACCGGATAATTATTATGCGAGTCTGCAGTTTTCAAAGCTGGAAAAACAGCATGTGAAAAGTCGCTCGACACAGCTGGGCAAGCCTGACGTTGAAGCCAGTGGGGATGTGCAAATATTTCATGGTTCTTTCTCAACAGTGGGTGGTATCAAAGAAGTAGAAGGAAAAATTCATTGG GTGGCCGGTGAATGTGGTCAAGACGATGAGAGAGGATTTGCGAGGCTTCCTCGGGATTGGGTTGGTGTCTTCCATTACAAAGGTTGGGTGGACCCCAAAGAAGACAATGCGACAGCCGACTGCCCTCACGTTCTTGACAGG GTCAAGAAGGCGCTAGTGTTTGGCGCATCTGCTATCATCATCCTGACGCTGAATCCTCACATCATCAAAGAG ctggaCATGGCCCAGTTGCTGTCCCAgccagtggtggtggtggaggaaaGTAGCAACATCACTGCCATCCTCACACTGCTGTTAAG CAAAGCAAAACTGGTTGCAAAGGTTGTTAAAGCTGCCATGAAACCAGATGCTTTG CAAATACCCAAGCTGACCATGTGGTCAACATGTGGGCGGACGTCAGGCAAGAGTTACGGTTACTACGACGGAGTTGTGTGCCTTGGACAAGGAGGGGCAAGGAGGGATGGCAAG GTGGACCCAGGCGTGTTTTGGAACTCCTATTACCTGATCGTGTTCCTGTTGATGCTGTCCTTTGTGGTCAAGGCCAGGATGAGGAACGGAGAGTGGGGGCCGGCTGACCAGGAGTTGGAg GCCTCCTTGCGTCAGCTAGCCTACCGAGCCCTGGCCATGATGCAGACGCACAAATACCGAGCGCTGATGGACCGAGGGCAGGATACCTGTGCCATATGTCTGGACCAGTTCTTTCCTAAACAG AAACTGCGTGTGCTTCCATGTCAACACCAGTTCCACACAAAATGTGTTGACCCCTGGCTGGTCAACAACAGAACCTGCCCTCTGTGTAAACTCAACATTATAG atcAACTTGATAGTGACGACGAGTCAGATGAAGACTAA